The Anopheles maculipalpis chromosome 3RL, idAnoMacuDA_375_x, whole genome shotgun sequence genomic sequence AACCCATTTTTGCCATAAATGCGTCTGTACGGTAATATAAGGTGTGTCAGTGAGTGAGTGTTATTGCTACGCACTGGAACATAATTTTCCTCAGAACATGGTTTTCTATTTTCGGTGTACATTTGTAtgtcacacaaacactctcgCAAAACACTGTTGAGTGAGTGTTGCTCGAGTCTTTTTAGCttattttttcctcatttgtGATGTGTGATGGAGCAAAGTGTTAGTGTTTTCCGTTCTGCTCCCTCCGCTTATTGGTGTACTGTGGTTTCGTGTTGGTTGAGTATAAGTGGGTTCCTTTTCTGTGTCTGGGTGGTTGTTTGCATGCTGAAACTTTGTTTAATTGTGATGAAGtgaaaatatgcatttttataCATCTTCtatatatttttcctttttttttgttctgtataACTCTTTTTAAATTCATCTACTTTGATTGGTGTTACAGGCTTTTGATGTTATGTGCATGAACAATGTTGTTCATTCAATTTACCTTGATTGTGTTACCAAACACAAGATTCATTATAATCaataaacgaaattaaataatactAACCacatgaaggaaaaaaagtgtgGTTTATGTTTTACATCGACcgacattttaaaaacataaaaaggcaaaatgaCTATTGCAGAGTGTTTGTTAGACGTATGGCATAAATAGCGATAAAATATACATCAAAAACATGCATAACAAAAagtttcttattatttttgtcttgCGAGTTCGATATATGATGTTTGTGTGATATAAATTGAATTCTTCAAACAGgtgatataaaatttaataccGATTTTTCTGGGTGTTTTTTACTATACTTCTATGTGTGTACGGTGTTTGCGCAATACTTCGTATCGTACATGATCAACCATTTTCTACAGGATAAGCTACATCACTACACCATACAACACTACTTTACTATTATTACGACATTTGACAGTTTGAGTGctcctgaatgtatgcaaaactcaaaacaaaacagaaccatCTCTACGTAACTTTTATGTTGCATCAACATTTCTCATCATCCTTTACCACGCCTGCGACACGAGCGAGAGTCTATGCGTAACACGCTTTTGCGTAATATATGTTCTTTTccatatttgtttctttttcggttttgttcaAATTGACAAACAGGACATCTATATCACAGTTATCACTAAACTTATTAACTTAAAAGCGCACCACACCGGCCACACATCCTCCTTGTCCCGAGCAATGGTGAACACAACTGCATTGTACCACATTGTGGAAAAAGGATCACTTAGAAGAGTAATTGGATGAAACGAAGTGAATTAAATTGATGCCTGCTATATTTCTACTTCTATAATACTTATGGATGTTCTACGAATTTTGAAGATGCACTAGTGTTAgttatgttttattaaaatattttgttataataaatcaattttcttatgttttagTGATTCGATTTTTGTAAGTGTGTCGCTAAGAATGCTGTGGTTTAGtggttttcctttgcttctggtgaattttggtttgattttttttttctacaagtgtgtaaatgtgtatgtgtgagcgtGTTTGTGAGTATTTCAGTGCATTTAAAAATCGCATTAAGATTTGTTGTAACTTTtaatctttaatttttaacctAGCCACAATAAAAGGTTTGATTCTGCCATTAAGATTAACATCATTTCAATAGCATGAAAATCGATTTTACGTGCTATCAATGTTCCCTACGTTTAATGAGAAAAAACAATAGTTTTCTAATATAAATTTTGActttacatatttttcaaatgcttCGCATTTACTTTTTCATGCAGTTGTAGCTTTAAATGCCACCCTAGAAAACTCCCAATGgtgagaaatatttaaaaaaaactgataaaaatataCCAAATATATTGCTTTTGTACATACAATCTGAACCGTGTTCTTCACCTTttcaattttatctttttaggtggttgttgtttcttttatacTTTTACtgctaaatattatttttctattccaTCGTAACATACCTTTAAGGGTCATTCGTTTACAATAATGAATTTTGGTAAATGCAGTGACTTATGTTAAACGTTTCTTCATATTTTGATTCCGCTACTCAACGATCGTTTTAGGTTCTCTTACATTATGTTTCTATAGTATTCGTTTGAAAATCGTAGTTAAAAAGCTACGTAAAATACtaatggaaaaacaaacaaaaattgaatttaaacttTCCCTATCCCACTCCGCTACACTACCAATACAGCCAGGGATGAAGAAAAATCTCCATTACAACGAACTATtgacaaaacacacactcccaACAGCATTTCATGCATTAGTCAGTGGATgtgaaatgaagcaaaaacaccCATTCGCTAAACATTAAAATTCACTTTTCCGGCCCCAAATTGAACCTCGATTGTGTAACTAAAAGCATCAAACAGGCAGCTGCCGATCAAATCGTACACAACAGAAAACCCGCGCGCGCGTGCTAATTCTAATCTAATCCAATATTTACGCCGATCATTAGGAGGTTATGGTTATTGAAATGATTGTTGCTCTCGCCCGGAAACCAGCCTTGTCGGGGGACGGAAATGCTTTAATGAAATCATTCTAGGTGGGAATGGGATGGAGTGGTCGGGCAGGTGGTCAATGAAGGATAATATTTTTCCGCTTGATTAAACTTCCATTAAAAGCTTCAGCCCGAAACAGCGAAACGAGCAACAAATGAACATCGGTTTCGGTAGCATATTAATGCGGTCCGCTGAGGGGCTGAGGGCCAGTTCTCTTGCTCGCGTTTGGTAAACAAATGCCAACATACAGCGAACAAAGTCTCAAATCGTTGGGCGGTAGGGTGGcacaaaatgtttgctttgctgcacGGTTTCATTGCCGTTGGCATTTGATTAATGATTATGATTCAGTATTCGGTATTGTGTGGGTTAAGGCTGCAAGTTaacctttttcccttttaaTCTTTTGTGTACTGGTGTACTCGTGCTTGGTAGTTTGGCGTTTATGAAAGCCGAAAACTCTCGTTTGCTTATCAAGCATCTTCAATCAATTTGATGCACCATTATGAAACAAGAAGCGGAAGTGTGATAGCGTACACACAATTAGTAGGAGAATAAAATCGAGcgagttatttttattttccatctgGAGGATTGATTATCGGTGtgggtgtttttgttattctaTAAACCAATTATCAGTGGCTTAAACCAACGCACACACTTTATGTAGCCAGTGTGAGCAGTgggacaaataaaaaaaatcttcttattCATCATGAAAATACTAAAATAGCATCATAGTGTGGTGGAAAGCCCACACGTTGGCATAATTACGAATCAGATTAGAGCATTAGATGAACGTACATGCCGAGCATCCAGGTGGAGATTATCGGCACCAGTTATCGACAGGGGCTTTTTTTGAGGAACAATGGAACATTAGCTGACATTTAATTATGTAAATAATACACACTGAGCGCATACATTACTGACACGCTGTGAAAAGCTTTGTATCTATTTTGCTTGTTACGCTTAGCCGTCATAAAACAGGATGCTATAGGTGCTATAGGTTTTTTAGGTACGCTAGAAAGTAACGAAAGTTTAAAAtacgaacgaagaaaaaaattcgATTTCGTTCAAAGAATTTGGCTCAAGTTTGTCGCCCGGCTGGAAATATAAAACCACTTTCTTCAATTGCTTATTGCTTGTCGTCTTTGTTGCTTGTGTAAGTTGGGTTTTGTCTTGATATCAGTCGGTTTTGGGAAGAATTACTGAAATATGAATGTAAAAAACATATAAACTCATCGAGAATTGGCAAACACTTACAAAGATATTGTCCTAACTGTTACAAGACTATGAAAGTAAGGCCACTGCTTGAATTAGACGTAGCTGACACACATCGTGAGGGAAAgtaataaacattttgagACGGTACTTGACGAGGAGCCAAATCATCCTGAAgataagctttttttaatttatttactatcAGCCAattcgaaaaacaaacgtaGCTGTAAACGTTAAATCAGAACATAGCACAATCAGAAGATTACTTATGCTGTTTATTTAGGTGATTGGGATTAAAATATAGGAGATTTCTTTCAGACAGCGCATTATGCAGGTATTTTCACTGGATTGCTcgtaaagattttgttttttgataatAACGAACTAGCGTTTTGCCAGGActgaagggaaaaaagtatttaaaaaccTTATTATTCTCACAAAATCCACCAGGACCAGGGATCGAATACCGTCCGAGCCGAATCCAGTCATATGACAAGGCCGGTCTTATGGTGTAACTAAAAGcttaataaaaacatattccaAAACACGTTCCGTACTTTGTTGCGCACCCAAAAGCTAAAACACAACTTTTTCATCATGTCGAACACCAGATCCAGAGAGTTTGTTGAAAGTTATCGTCATCCAATAAATCAGACAGAGGAAAGTTTTTATTAGCTGCATAGCAGAAACTATATTAATCTGCAGCGAACATCCACATCATGATGTGCATGGCGCTTGAATGAAATGGCTGTTGTTATGACGTACgttgttattttattaaaactgtTTTGTCTACTTATCTTCCCATCCCATGGCTGTTTGGTAACGTTGGGCGGAATTGACccattttaatcaatttaagTTATGCTTAAactcaaaatcaaattttgaatGCATTTCATACGTTTCCTTTAAATCATGTTCGCTTACTATCGCCTTAAGCGAAATTTCTATGGCATCAGATACGAAAACGGTGTCACAAAAATGGagccaaaaataaacttttcatCAGGACTCGCAGGGGTTCGCACATTATTCCGCGCTATACACGGTTCTCTACTTGCTCCTACGGTAAAGTTATCCTTTTCAGGGCGTTAgaatgtgtgcgagtgtgtggtACTATTGGTGCATTGGTGCTCACACTGCTTCCGTTACAGTCCGATGCACTTTCTATTGCCGCAATGTATCAGCCTGCCTGTAGGAGCGATTGCAAGAGCCTATCCAGCATCTATTTTTGTCAGTATCAGCCTGGAAGAGGccatttcgttttgttttttcctctctgTGTGTTGAACATAGAACCCTCCATGCTCTACCGTTCGGTTTATTTCTTCCGTGAACcctcatacacatacacaccggcTGTGGTCATCGTTAACCGAAAAAAGAGCCACCGGAAGTATGCCTACAGCTCGGTGCAGTACCTTACCCCAGGATGCGCTTCGCATCCAAACGTCAACGATACTTCGTTTCCGGATGTGCTGTGATTTCGACAGTATGATGCAGCTGAGGATTTGAACCCATCAATTGATGGTACCTGTGAGTGATGTAGCGACGAAGAGATCCTGTTGTTCGGTGGGCTTTTGTCGAAAGGGAACCCAGAGCTGGCCATTTGGTCATTGTTGTGTGCGAGACCGACTCTCCGGTTGGGGAAGTTGCGGTTGCAATGCGAGGAATGGGCCGCCTGAAGCCTGCGGCCTGATCCGACATGATCAAGcacatgcacacgcacacatttggCCGCAGTGTCGTCCGCATTCATAGGTAGTTGGGCCGCGACACGCAGCACAGCAGGCCCAtgtttttgtataatgatcCGCGCCGACGTTTCGCTGGCCAGGGTCCGTTGATTTCGGTCGTGAGGGCGATTGTTCGCTCTGGAAAGGATTTTAGACGAGATTTTGAGGAAAAGGGCATCGAACAAAATGCGTTAATCCTGGTAATATCCAGTCACAAAATAGGGTTTCATAAAAGTTAAAGGGGATGCTTTGTTCATcccattgcatacttttaggcggtAAATCTTAAATGGAATATTTCAAAGTATAGAGGTAGATTTGGAAAGTGTATTAAAAGGTCATCATTGTCGTCACCAAAACTATCAGCAAACCTTTTTTCTCGTaatcaacttaaaaaaatctaaccttatagggaaacaaaaaaaaaagctccctaCACTATCAAAACCATCCATTCACTTAAACGTAGATAGCTTCTTTTCTGTGCCCAATCTGTCAGTAGTACCCAGCAGACTTTCAAATAGCGTCATAACCCACCCATGGTGATGGATGGGGCTTCGTTTTGCTCGGATTGATTCCTCAAACACGCACGTCATTGGGCGTCCGCACTAGTACGTACCTAGGTAGCTTTCCTGCTGTGGCATAAACTCCTGCAGCTCCTGCAGTATTCGGGCGATCTCCTGCGAATCCTTGGTAATGCTGCACAGCTCCTCCTGATTGAAGTCGGGCGTAATTTGCTTGCAGAGCAGTATCTGACTTATCACATTGCCCAGATTTGACGGGCCGGCACGGTTTTCTGGAACGAGAAGAAGATGGAGGAGTTGGACGAGTAGCAGGTAAGCTGGAAGCACTATCCCGAAAGCAACGATGTAGGTCAACGAACTTACCGTAATAGCCGGACATGTCCATCGGTATTACCTGCACCAGCCGGTGGCTTTTGATTAATTCTCTTAGAAATAGTTGAGCAAGGTAGAACAGCAGCACCAGGTGTGGGTTATCGGTAAGGATGCCCTCGGCAATGGCGCTGTAAAGAGCAAAAAGGGGCGAAATTTAGGCGAAGGAGTACAAAACTATGTTGCCCACGAAAAACTGCTGCTCAGCAGTCAGCAATCGATACCGGTTCATTCTTTTCAGGTCCGCTATAAAACCTCGTACAAACCATTCAGGTTTGTATTACCCAGgattcgatcgattgatcgatcaGTTAATTAGCGCCCGATTCGAGAATACAGAGATTAAAATGGAGCACAAAATGTCCTTGCTTGTTTGTGCACACTCTGTTGAAACCATGGGtaaatcgaaaagaaaaactagtTTGCAAAATCCTCATTTTCATGACCGGCATCGTTAAACACCAGGCGTTCGGCCATGGTCCGACCATGaaacaccatgcgtctccatcactACCACATGGAGGGTGGCTCTATTCTCTCTTCAATCAATAGCGACCGATCTTCATTTTGCACCGTTGGCCTTCATCCCAGTGCCACCAGCCAATGTGTCTGAGCGACAAtaatttttgttctatttttcgttttttttttcagtgctTGCTTCCCGGTACGCTTTACGTTGACACAGATTTTTTCAACGGTAGTGGTTCAAATTGATCTCAtctcgaaacgaaacgaat encodes the following:
- the LOC126565304 gene encoding uncharacterized protein LOC126565304 isoform X1, with translation MLQVTADRFGRRSSSIGCRSIVGRRTSMYINQTQHDRDPFKLILEINSEVALFRDLLIHVGQSRDCPELREKIRKLRRSCVEACKHTAALILPQIRTAIAEGILTDNPHLVLLFYLAQLFLRELIKSHRLVQVIPMDMSGYYENRAGPSNLGNVISQILLCKQITPDFNQEELCSITKDSQEIARILQELQEFMPQQESYLERTIALTTEINGPWPAKRRRGSLYKNMGLLCCVSRPNYL
- the LOC126565304 gene encoding uncharacterized protein LOC126565304 isoform X2 yields the protein MLAMHHMTPVEVTQISNLHTLILEINSEVALFRDLLIHVGQSRDCPELREKIRKLRRSCVEACKHTAALILPQIRTAIAEGILTDNPHLVLLFYLAQLFLRELIKSHRLVQVIPMDMSGYYENRAGPSNLGNVISQILLCKQITPDFNQEELCSITKDSQEIARILQELQEFMPQQESYLERTIALTTEINGPWPAKRRRGSLYKNMGLLCCVSRPNYL